A genome region from Bemisia tabaci chromosome 3, PGI_BMITA_v3 includes the following:
- the LOC140224146 gene encoding uncharacterized protein, protein MIFDEILNLNTTPDSLKQAYADDTLLIITGVNEEEIKTKTKQITKQIKEKLRKKKLLTEDNKTEAILLHGPRKAENIEVTVGEAQITAGTSLTSLGFQITRGVRMAKHIKAACEKARKVATHFRPLLPNLHGPTFIRRKIMIQAVMSIIFYGVIIWAPDCNLKKNKEEIRKTLRPLKLALCSAYRTTSDFALNIISGIPSETILIQERMSKYMKEDPIEIHKDKMTRWEIEWSNSPNKWTKRVIPELHKWLNRRHGQPDFYLTQFLSSHGAYASYLHRFKKRKDPYCPYCIKDGIEIKDTPEHTFFTCNNVRQKKEELEKTLNIPTLTPDNLIPTMLDSRKKWTLIHAYVKNTLQGKQHALNQEKDDDSCQPSSSPEDRPPQGNSGTNKNN, encoded by the coding sequence ATGATCTTTGACGAAATTTTGAATCTAAATACAACACCAGACTCATTAAAACAGGCATATGCAGACGATACGCTACTAATAATCACAGGTGTaaacgaagaagaaataaaaacgaaaacaaaacaaatcaccAAGCAAATCAAAGAGAAATTGCGAAAGAAAAAACTACTCACCGAAGATAACAAGACAGAAGCAATACTACTACATGGGCCAAGAAAAGCAGAAAACATCGAAGTAACAGTTGGAGAAGCGCAAATCACCGCAGGGACATCACTGACCTCCCTTGGTTTCCAAATCACAAGGGGTGTCAGGATGGCCAAGCACATCAAAGCAGCTTGTGAGAAAGCAAGAAAAGTAGCAACCCACTTCAGACCACTATTACCAAATCTCCATGGACCAACATTTATAAGACGGAAAATTATGATTCAAGCTGTAATGTCCATAATTTTTTATGGAGTAATAATCTGGGCTCCAGATTGTAAcctgaagaaaaacaaagaagaaataagaaaaacgcTAAGACCACTCAAACTAGCCTTATGCAGCGCCTACCGAACAACTTCAGACTTCGCACTAAATATAATTTCAGGGATACCATCGGAAACCATTCTTATTCAAGAAAGAATGAGCAAATATATGAAAGAAGACCCAATAGAAATACACAAGGACAAGATGACAAGATGGGAGATAGAATGGTCAAATTCACCAAACAAGTGGACAAAAAGAGTCATACCAGAACTACACAAATGGCTAAACAGAAGACACGGCCAACCAGATTTTTATCTTACGCAATTTCTCTCTAGTCACGGCGCATATGCCTCTTACTTACATAGATTCAAGAAACGAAAAGACCCATATTGTCCATATTGTATAAAAGACGGAATTGAAATAAAAGACACGCCTGAACACACATTTTTCACTTGTAACAACGTAAgacaaaagaaagaagaactggaaaaaacactaaaCATACCAACTCTAACTCCAGATAATCTAATACCAACCATGCTAGATTCTCGCAAAAAATGGACACTAATACATGCATACGTCAAGAACACACTACAGGGAAAACAACATGCACTTAATCAAGAAAAGGATGACGATAGTTGCCAACCCTCCTCCTCACCCGAAGACAGGCCACCCCAAGGCAATTCCGggacaaacaaaaacaactaa